The Pocillopora verrucosa isolate sample1 chromosome 14, ASM3666991v2, whole genome shotgun sequence genome has a segment encoding these proteins:
- the LOC131784412 gene encoding beta-1 adrenergic receptor-like: MNDSHPRELLSSTASIVLSLWFSFSGLAAVTGNAAVLWLFCKNDSFRTISNRYLASLSVADLSVGLFVDPLWIVIRCWIKPEISTVLHDIIQVLWVYTTAATTFNICCVSVDRFISIRFPFRYQDIVTTKRCYALIILVWSISLGLSFSVLLQNGENVEIFFLSLPSIIIVFPLLVVSFCYISIFKAARKHYKTISVRVSPQNCDENIRLLFLQNFKAIKTVGFVLGACVITWMPSLALYIVSSYHHHVTDQSMTFKSLVDIAWPWAEAIAFTSSAINPFIYYFRNSEFRRVFRRYFQQLPCLHANISIDNDLKAGGNRMVQDGRTNRNLACKEKEK, translated from the coding sequence ATGAATGATAGCCATCCGCGGGAACTTCTCAGCAGTACTGCATCCATCGTTCTATCATTGTGGTTTTCCTTTTCTGGCTTAGCAGCTGTGACTGGAAATGCAGCTGTCCTTTGGCTGTTTTGCAAAAATGATTCATTTCGAACAATTTCCAACCGATATTTAGCCTCCCTATCCGTTGCAGACCTTTCAGTCGGGCTTTTTGTGGACCCACTGTGGATTGTCATCAGATGTTGGATTAAGCCGGAAATTTCCACAGTTTTACACGACATTATACAAGTGCTGTGGGTTTACACCACCGCCGCCACTACTTTCAACATTTGCTGTGTTTCCGTCGACCGGTTTATTTCCATTCGGTTTCCTTTCCGTTATCAGGACATTGTGACCACGAAAAGATGTTACGCGCTTATAATTTTGGTGTGGTCAATCTCCTTGGGTCTTTCCTTCTCGGTGCTTTTGCAGAAtggtgaaaatgttgaaatattctTTTTGTCGTTACCAAGCATAATCATCGTTTTTCCATTGTTAGTTGTCTCCTTTTGCTATATTAGTATTTTCAAGGCTGCCAGAAAACATTATAAAACAATTTCAGTGCGGGTAAGTCCGCAAAACTGCGACGAAAATATCAGACTTCTTTtcttgcaaaatttcaaagctatCAAAACAGTCGGTTTTGTTTTGGGTGCTTGTGTTATCACATGGATGCCTAGTTTAGCTCTCTATATAGTTAGCTCTTACCATCACCATGTGACAGACCAGAGTATGACTTTTAAATCATTGGTCGATATTGCGTGGCCTTGGGCTGAGGCAATCGCTTTTACTTCATCAGCGATCAACCCATTCATATACTACTTCAGAAACAGCGAATTTCGCCGAGTTTTTCGCCGATACTTTCAGCAGTTGCCCTGTCTTCACGCGAATATTTCAATCGATAATGACCTGAAAGCAGGAGGAAACCGAATGGTACAAGATGGAAGAACTAATCGGAACTTAGCAtgtaaagagaaagagaagtgA
- the LOC136278122 gene encoding beta-2 adrenergic receptor-like, whose product MNDSHSDKHLSSAASICLSVWFSLSSFVAVTGNAIVLWLFFKNESLRTISNCFLASLSVADFSVGIFVDPMWLATRCWIRPPLHSLMMEVIIVLWIHTSAATTFNICCVSVDRFIAIRFPFRYQDIVTKKRCYAVIILVWFSSLGLSFLTFFLDRSKKAMIFYLTCIIYTTSLFVVSFCYASIFKAARKQFKRIIAQQNPQKCDENIRVLAVHNFKAIKTVGFVLGACIFTWMPSLVLIIVGCYHILTKDESEMLELFLVAWPWVDAIAFTSSAINPLVYFSRNGDFRRACRRAFQWLPCLHSDISPEIGFTSERNQNDRITRNSETNGNLASQEKRE is encoded by the coding sequence ATGAATGATAGCCATTCAGACAAACATCTCAGCAGTGCAGCGTCCATCTGTTTATCAGTGTGGTTTTCCTTGTCAAGCTTTGTAGCTGTAACTGGAAACGCAATCGTGTTGTGGCTGTTCTTCAAAAACGAGTCTTTACGAACAATTTCCAACTGCTTTTTAGCTTCACTGTCCGTTGCAGACTTTTCAGTTGGGATTTTTGTAGACCCTATGTGGCTCGCTACCAGATGTTGGATTCGGCCGCCGCTTCACTCCTTGATGATGGAGGTTATAATAGTATTGTGGATTCACACATCCGCCGCCACTACTTTTAACATTTGCTGTGTTTCTGTCGACCGGTTTATTGCCATTCGGTTTCCTTTCCGTTATCAGGACATAGTAACCAAGAAAAGATGTTATGCGGTCATCATTTTGGTTTGGTTTAGTTCACTGGggctttcttttttaacatttttcctAGATCGTTCAAAAAAAGCGatgatattttatttaacatgcATTATCTATACTACATCATTATTTGTTGTCTCTTTTTGCTATGCTAGTATTTTCAAGGCTGCCAGAAAACAGTTCAAACGAATAATCGCCCAGCAAAATCCCCAAAAATGCGACGAAAATATTAGAGTTCTTGCTGTGCACAATTTTAAAGCTATTAAAACAGTAGGTTTTGTTTTGGGTGCTTGTATATTCACGTGGATGCCCAGTTTAGTTCTGATTATAGTTGGCTGTTATCACATCCTAACAAAAGACGAGAGTGAAATGCTTGAATTGTTTCTTGTTGCATGGCCCTGGGTTGACGCAATCGCTTTTACATCGTCAGCGATTAACCCACTGGTATATTTTTCCCGAAATGGCGACTTTCGTCGAGCCTGTCGTCGTGCGTTCCAATGGCTCCCCTGTCTTCATTCGGATATTTCACCTGAAATTGGTTTTACATCGGAAAGGAACCAAAATGACCGAATAACACGAAATAGTGAGACGAATGGCAACTTGGCAAGTCAAGAAAAAAGGGAATGA
- the LOC131784414 gene encoding octopamine receptor beta-2R-like: MTVGCLNEQRSKEASIFLSLCFSSSGLAAVTGNAVVLWLFFRNESLRKISNRFLASLSVADFLVGLVIDPIWITFRCLIQPSNVTQAALNKFMDMLWIHTTAATTLNLCCVSVDRFIAIRFPFRYQDILTKKTCYILIAVVWFTSLLLPCPVIFVNAENLWLFVSLVTFCIPTTVIAVCYFWIFKAASNQARRMTGGNKHRAHERRSTFPNRIMQNFKAIKTIGFVLGVFVVSWMPCLVLSIVHEFSASDPCTDEKLYNVAWPWIEAVALSSSAINPWVYFFRNGEFRQALHRSIRR, translated from the coding sequence ATGACTGTTGGCTGCTTGAATGAACAAAGAAGTAAGGAGGCATCCATCTTTCTTTCGCTGTGTTTCTCCTCGTCTGGTTTAGCAGCTGTAACAGGAAACGCAGTTGTGTTATGGTTGTTCTTCAGAAATGAGTCTTTACGTAAAATTTCCAACCGATTCCTAGCCTCGTTGTCTGTAGCAGACTTTTTAGTTGGACTTGTAATAGACCCTATTTGGATCACCTTTAGATGTCTGATCCAGCCGTCAAATGTGACCCAAGCCGCCTTGAATAAGTTTATGGACATGTTGTGGATTCACACTACCGCTGCTACAACGCTTAACCTATGCTGTGTTTCCGTGGATCGCTTCATAGCCATTCGGTTTCCTTTCCGTTATCAGGACATTTTAACCAAGAAGACATGTTATATCCTCATTGCCGTGGTGTGGTTTACATCATTGCTTCTTCCTTGTCCGGTCATTTTTGTAAATGCTGAAAACTTGTGGTTATTCGTATCGCTTGTCACATTTTGCATCCCCACAACTGTCATAGCGGTATGCTACTTTTGGATTTTCAAGGCCGCAAGCAATCAAGCCCGAAGAATGACGGGGGGAAATAAGCATCGTGCGCACGAAAGACGAAGTACTTTTCCAAACCGTATAATGCAGAATTTTAAAGCTATCAAAACCATAGGTTTCGTGTTGGGTGTCTTTGTCGTTTCTTGGATGCCTTGCCTTGTCCTATCCATTGTGCACGAGTTTTCTGCGAGTGATCCGTGCACCGATGAAAAGTTGTATAATGTTGCATGGCCATGGATTGAGGCAGTCGCGCTTTCATCGTCAGCTATCAACCCGTGGGTTTATTTTTTCCGTAATGGCGAATTTCGTCAGGCTTTGCATCGCAGTATTCGAAGGTAA
- the LOC131784331 gene encoding beta-1 adrenergic receptor-like, producing MDDGQPEEHLSSAASIVLSLWLSLCSIASVTGNAVVLWLFYKNESLRTVSNRFLASLSVADFLVGLVIDPVWIAIRFFIEPPSPSVLHELTLMLWIYTTAATTFNICCVSVDRFIAIRFPFRYQDMVTKKRCYTVIILVWLLSLCLPFSKLSVTNAGDINRAIFWFSLTFITFVFPLVIVSLSYICILKAAKEQFKRICGDKNSRNYNENIKVRTLQNFKAIKTVGFVLGACIITWMPSLVLMVFDIYYVIENSREKMRSLLLVVWPWVDAVAFTSSAINPLIYYLRNQDFRQAFRRTFRRLPCGFTE from the coding sequence ATGGATGATGGCCAACCGGAAGAACATCTGAGCAGTGCAGCGTCCATCGTTCTATCACTGTGGCTCTCCTTGTGCAGTATTGCGTCTGTTACTGGAAATGCAGTTGTGTTGTGGTTGTTCTACAAAAACGAGTCTCTACGGACAGTTTCCAACCGATTTTTAGCCTCGTTGTCGGTAGCAGACTTTTTAGTTGGGCTTGTGATAGACCCTGTGTGGATAGCCATCAGATTTTTTATTGAGCCCCCGTCTCCAAGCGTTTTGCACGAATTAACATTAATGTTGTGGATTTACACAACCGCCGCCACCACTTTCAACATTTGTTGTGTTTCTGTCGACCGATTCATTGCCATTCGGTTTCCTTTCCGTTATCAGGACATGGTAACCAAGAAACGATGTTACACAGTGATAATTTTGGTGTGGTTATTGTCATTATGTCTTCCTTTCTCGAAGTTGTCGGTGACAAACGCGGGAGACATAAATAGagcaatattttggttttctttaacatttataacatttgtttttccGTTAGTGATAGTTTCATTATCATACATCTGTATTTTAAAAGCAgcaaaagaacaatttaaaagaaTATGTGGAGATAAAAATTCTCGAAATTACAACGAAAATATCAAAGTTCgtactttacaaaatttcaaagctatCAAAACAGTCGGTTTTGTTTTGGGTGCTTGCATCATCACATGGATGCCAAGTTTAGTTCTCATGGTATTTGATATTTATTATGTCATAGAAAATAGCAGGGAGAAAATGCGTTCATTGTTGTTGGTTGTATGGCCTTGGGTTGATGCAGTTGCATTTACTTCATCAGCAATCAATCCATTAATTTATTACTTACGAAATCAAGACTTTCGCCAAGCCTTTCGCCGTACCTTTCGTCGGTTGCCCTGTGGATTCACGGAGTAA
- the LOC131784368 gene encoding histamine H2 receptor-like isoform X1, whose translation MNSCQPHEHLSSTASIVLSAWLSLSSLAAVTGNAVMLWLFYKHASLRTISNRFLASLSIADLLVGLVVGPTLIVIEFWIQPPVLLFDFAEILWVHTTAATTFNTCCVSIDRFIAIQFPFRYQVSVTKKRCYTVIFLVWLFSLILPFSMFLVDYEPMINYFVSMIFLAFIISVIPLLVVSFSYVCIFKSAKKQFKRILARENPTINNDSFKARTIQNLKAIKTIGLVLGACIITWMPNLVLLLVECYYVLENNWARICSLNLVVWPWVGTVAFTSSAINPFIYYLRNQEFREAFRRTFRWLPRKRTGESTPQTGLKPSRRQIFRNVVRPGDAANKETEL comes from the coding sequence ATGAATAGTTGCCAACCGCACGAACATCTCAGCAGTACAGCATCCATCGTGCTATCAGCGTGGCTCTCTCTGTCCAGTCTTGCAGCTGTAACTGGAAACGCAGTTATGTTGTGGTTGTTCTACAAACACGCGTCTCTACGAACAATTTCCAACCGCTTTTTAGCCTCTTTATCAATAGCAGACCTATTAGTTGGGCTTGTTGTGGGCCCTACGTTGATCGTCATTGAATTTTGGATTCAGCCTCCAGTTCTCTTGTTCGACTTTGCAGAGATATTGTGGGTTCACACAACCGCCGCCACCACTTTCAACACTTGTTGTGTTTCTATAGACCGGTTTATTGCGATTCAGTTTCCTTTCCGTTACCAGGTCAGTGTAACAAAGAAAAGATGTTacacagttatttttttggtgtggctattttctttaattcttcctTTCTCGATGTTTCTGGTAGATTATGAGCCcatgataaattattttgtgtCGATGATTTTTCTTGCGTTTATAATATCTGTTATTCCATTACTTGTAGTTTCATTTTCCTAcgtttgtatttttaaatcagcaaaaaaacaatttaagagaATATTAGCAAGAGAAAATCCTACAATAAACAACGATAGTTTTAAAGCTCGTACCATACAAAACCTTAAAGCTATCAAAACAATTGGTCTTGTTTTGGGTGCTTGCATTATCACATGGATGCCCAACTTAGTTCTGTTGCTTGTTGAATGTTATTATGTCTTAGAAAATAACTGGGCTAGAATTTGTTCGTTGAACCTTGTTGTGTGGCCGTGGGTTGGGACAGTCGCTTTTACCTCATCAGCAATTAATCCATTCATATATTACCTTCGAAATCAAGAATTCCGCGAAGCCTTTCGTCGTACCTTCCGTTGGCTTCCTCGTAAACGCACTGGAGAAAGCACTCCACAAACTGGGTTGAAACCAAGTCGACGCCAGATTTTTCGAAATGTTGTGAGACCTGGAGATGCAGCGAATAAAGAGACAGAGCTCTGA
- the LOC131784368 gene encoding histamine H2 receptor-like isoform X2 has translation MLWLFYKHASLRTISNRFLASLSIADLLVGLVVGPTLIVIEFWIQPPVLLFDFAEILWVHTTAATTFNTCCVSIDRFIAIQFPFRYQVSVTKKRCYTVIFLVWLFSLILPFSMFLVDYEPMINYFVSMIFLAFIISVIPLLVVSFSYVCIFKSAKKQFKRILARENPTINNDSFKARTIQNLKAIKTIGLVLGACIITWMPNLVLLLVECYYVLENNWARICSLNLVVWPWVGTVAFTSSAINPFIYYLRNQEFREAFRRTFRWLPRKRTGESTPQTGLKPSRRQIFRNVVRPGDAANKETEL, from the coding sequence ATGTTGTGGTTGTTCTACAAACACGCGTCTCTACGAACAATTTCCAACCGCTTTTTAGCCTCTTTATCAATAGCAGACCTATTAGTTGGGCTTGTTGTGGGCCCTACGTTGATCGTCATTGAATTTTGGATTCAGCCTCCAGTTCTCTTGTTCGACTTTGCAGAGATATTGTGGGTTCACACAACCGCCGCCACCACTTTCAACACTTGTTGTGTTTCTATAGACCGGTTTATTGCGATTCAGTTTCCTTTCCGTTACCAGGTCAGTGTAACAAAGAAAAGATGTTacacagttatttttttggtgtggctattttctttaattcttcctTTCTCGATGTTTCTGGTAGATTATGAGCCcatgataaattattttgtgtCGATGATTTTTCTTGCGTTTATAATATCTGTTATTCCATTACTTGTAGTTTCATTTTCCTAcgtttgtatttttaaatcagcaaaaaaacaatttaagagaATATTAGCAAGAGAAAATCCTACAATAAACAACGATAGTTTTAAAGCTCGTACCATACAAAACCTTAAAGCTATCAAAACAATTGGTCTTGTTTTGGGTGCTTGCATTATCACATGGATGCCCAACTTAGTTCTGTTGCTTGTTGAATGTTATTATGTCTTAGAAAATAACTGGGCTAGAATTTGTTCGTTGAACCTTGTTGTGTGGCCGTGGGTTGGGACAGTCGCTTTTACCTCATCAGCAATTAATCCATTCATATATTACCTTCGAAATCAAGAATTCCGCGAAGCCTTTCGTCGTACCTTCCGTTGGCTTCCTCGTAAACGCACTGGAGAAAGCACTCCACAAACTGGGTTGAAACCAAGTCGACGCCAGATTTTTCGAAATGTTGTGAGACCTGGAGATGCAGCGAATAAAGAGACAGAGCTCTGA